The following proteins come from a genomic window of Pseudomonas sp. WJP1:
- a CDS encoding NAD-dependent succinate-semialdehyde dehydrogenase, translated as MSPAASQLFRQQAYINGQWLDAPDGARQDIFNPATGERIGSVPNLGAEHARQAIVAANNAWPAWRALTAKERSNTLKRWHALMLENADALAEILTLEQGKPLAEAKGEILYAASFIEWFAEEAKRIYGDTIPSHKGDARIVVSKEPIGVVAAITPWNFPAAMITRKAGPALAAGCPCIVKPAPETPFSALAMAALAEQAGMPAGIFNVITGDAIAIGAELTASPLVRKLSFTGSTAIGKLLMAQCAPTLKKVSLELGGNAPFIVFDDADLERAVEGALIAKFRNAGQTCVCVNRFLVQDGIHDTFVARLAERVSQLKVGSGFADGVTQGPLINERAVAKVEDHVQDALAQGARLLCGGERHALGHGFFQPTVLAGITTQMKVAREETFGPLAAVFRFDSEAQAVHMANDTEFGLAAYCYTRDLGRAWRMSEALEYGMVGINEGLISTEVAPFGGIKSSGLGREGSKYGIEDYLELKYTLMGGL; from the coding sequence ATGAGCCCAGCAGCCTCGCAACTGTTCCGCCAGCAGGCGTACATCAACGGCCAATGGCTGGATGCGCCCGACGGTGCCCGACAGGACATCTTCAACCCGGCCACCGGTGAACGCATCGGTAGCGTGCCGAACCTTGGTGCCGAGCACGCCCGGCAGGCCATCGTCGCCGCCAACAACGCGTGGCCGGCCTGGCGCGCGCTGACCGCCAAAGAGCGCAGCAACACCCTCAAGCGCTGGCACGCGCTGATGCTGGAAAATGCCGATGCCCTCGCCGAAATCCTGACCCTCGAACAAGGCAAACCGTTGGCCGAAGCCAAGGGTGAAATCCTCTACGCCGCCAGCTTCATCGAGTGGTTCGCCGAAGAAGCCAAACGCATCTACGGCGACACCATTCCCAGCCACAAGGGCGATGCGCGGATTGTCGTCAGCAAGGAGCCGATCGGTGTCGTCGCGGCGATCACCCCCTGGAACTTCCCGGCGGCGATGATCACTCGCAAGGCCGGCCCGGCGCTGGCCGCCGGTTGCCCGTGCATCGTCAAGCCGGCACCGGAGACGCCCTTCTCGGCACTGGCCATGGCGGCGTTGGCCGAACAGGCCGGCATGCCTGCGGGTATTTTCAACGTGATCACCGGCGATGCCATCGCCATCGGCGCCGAACTGACCGCAAGCCCATTGGTGCGCAAATTGTCGTTCACCGGTTCCACGGCCATCGGCAAGTTGCTGATGGCGCAGTGCGCGCCGACGCTGAAGAAAGTTTCGCTGGAACTGGGCGGTAACGCGCCGTTCATTGTCTTCGACGACGCCGACCTTGAGCGTGCGGTGGAAGGCGCGCTGATTGCCAAGTTTCGCAATGCCGGCCAGACCTGCGTCTGCGTCAATCGCTTCCTGGTGCAGGACGGCATTCACGACACCTTTGTCGCGCGCCTGGCCGAACGGGTGTCGCAACTCAAGGTCGGCAGCGGTTTCGCTGACGGTGTCACCCAGGGTCCGCTGATCAACGAGCGCGCCGTGGCCAAGGTTGAAGACCATGTGCAGGACGCACTGGCGCAAGGCGCCCGCTTGCTGTGCGGCGGCGAACGTCATGCGCTGGGCCACGGCTTCTTCCAGCCAACGGTCTTGGCCGGCATCACCACGCAGATGAAAGTCGCCCGGGAAGAAACCTTCGGCCCGCTCGCCGCGGTGTTCCGTTTCGACAGTGAAGCGCAGGCCGTGCACATGGCCAACGATACCGAATTCGGCCTCGCCGCCTACTGCTACACCCGCGACCTGGGCCGCGCCTGGCGCATGAGCGAGGCGCTGGAGTACGGCATGGTCGGGATCAACGAAGGGCTGATTTCCACCGAAGTCGCACCTTTTGGCGGGATCAAATCCTCAGGCCTGGGCCGTGAAGGCTCCAAGTACGGCATCGAGGATTACCTGGAACTCAAATACACCCTGATGGGCGGACTGTGA
- a CDS encoding carboxymuconolactone decarboxylase family protein has product MSNEKYEKGLKIRTQVLGEAYVNRSIENADDFTRPLQEMVTEYCWGHVWGREGLSLKERSMINLAMISALNRPHELKLHVRGALRNGLSREQIREILLQVGIYCGVPAAVDSFRLAREAFAEADAEASS; this is encoded by the coding sequence ATGAGCAACGAGAAATACGAAAAAGGCCTGAAAATCCGCACCCAGGTGCTAGGCGAAGCTTATGTGAACCGCTCCATCGAGAACGCCGACGACTTCACCCGTCCCCTGCAGGAGATGGTCACCGAGTACTGCTGGGGCCACGTCTGGGGCCGTGAGGGTTTGTCGCTTAAAGAGCGCAGCATGATAAACTTGGCGATGATTTCGGCCCTCAATCGGCCTCACGAACTCAAGTTGCACGTGCGTGGTGCCTTGCGTAACGGACTGAGTCGTGAACAAATACGCGAAATTCTGCTTCAGGTCGGTATTTATTGCGGGGTTCCCGCGGCCGTAGACAGCTTCCGGCTCGCCCGTGAAGCGTTCGCCGAAGCCGATGCCGAGGCCTCCAGTTAA
- a CDS encoding GntR family transcriptional regulator, protein MKRLPLDDSFKVNRNPVTLREIVLDKLRSAIMNFQLLPGDRLVERDLCDRLGVSRTSVREALRHLESEGLVEFADAKGPRVAIITLADAVDIYELRCVLEGLIVQLFTLRAKAKDIKALEKALEENRQALKEGELQQVIDSVQGFYDVLLEGSGNHVAATQLRQLQARISYLRATSVSQQNRRGASNQEMERMVEAIKSGDPLAAHQACVDHVRAAATVALDYLKRKQEETGAIPEITQPIALKEPRIGR, encoded by the coding sequence ATGAAACGCCTGCCACTCGACGACAGCTTCAAGGTCAATCGCAACCCCGTTACCCTGCGCGAAATCGTGCTGGATAAACTGCGAAGCGCCATCATGAACTTCCAGCTTCTGCCGGGAGATCGACTGGTCGAACGCGATCTGTGCGATCGCCTGGGCGTGAGCCGCACCTCGGTGCGCGAAGCCTTGCGTCACCTGGAATCCGAAGGCCTGGTGGAATTCGCCGATGCCAAGGGCCCACGGGTCGCGATCATCACCCTGGCCGATGCCGTCGATATCTATGAGCTGCGTTGCGTCCTCGAAGGCCTGATCGTCCAGCTGTTCACCCTGCGGGCCAAGGCCAAGGACATCAAGGCCTTGGAAAAGGCCCTGGAAGAAAACCGCCAGGCCTTGAAGGAAGGTGAACTGCAACAGGTCATCGATTCCGTGCAGGGTTTCTACGACGTGCTGCTCGAAGGCTCCGGCAACCATGTCGCCGCAACCCAGCTGCGTCAGCTGCAGGCGCGCATCAGCTACCTGCGCGCAACTTCCGTGTCCCAGCAGAACCGTCGCGGTGCCAGCAACCAGGAAATGGAACGCATGGTCGAAGCGATCAAGAGCGGTGATCCGCTGGCCGCTCATCAGGCTTGCGTCGACCACGTCCGCGCCGCCGCCACCGTCGCCCTCGATTACCTCAAGCGCAAGCAGGAAGAGACCGGGGCGATCCCCGAGATCACCCAGCCCATCGCCCTCAAAGAACCGCGCATAGGACGTTGA
- a CDS encoding NUDIX hydrolase — protein MFSPSYCPKCGSNDLKSQLPPGDTHERLMCRGCGYIHYINPKIIAGCIIEQDGKYLLCQRAIPPRPGTWTLPAGFMEAGETTEQAALREVWEESGVRAEILSPYSIFSVPKISEVYIIFRAIALEITGQYGPETLDYKFFAPEDIPWDSIYYPAIRQILERYIEERQAGVYGIYIGNDDSGKIHFIR, from the coding sequence ATGTTCAGCCCGAGCTATTGTCCAAAATGCGGCAGCAATGACCTCAAGTCACAGCTGCCACCGGGCGATACGCACGAGCGCCTGATGTGCCGCGGCTGCGGCTACATCCACTACATCAATCCTAAAATCATCGCCGGTTGCATCATCGAGCAGGACGGCAAGTACCTGCTGTGCCAACGCGCCATCCCGCCGCGCCCCGGCACCTGGACCTTGCCCGCAGGCTTCATGGAAGCTGGCGAAACCACCGAGCAGGCGGCGTTGCGCGAAGTCTGGGAAGAGAGCGGCGTGCGCGCCGAAATCCTCTCGCCCTACTCGATCTTCAGCGTGCCGAAGATTAGCGAGGTGTACATCATCTTCCGCGCCATCGCCCTGGAGATCACCGGGCAGTACGGACCGGAAACCCTCGACTACAAATTCTTCGCGCCCGAGGACATTCCCTGGGACAGCATCTACTACCCGGCGATCCGGCAGATCCTCGAACGCTACATCGAGGAGCGGCAGGCCGGGGTCTACGGTATCTACATCGGCAACGACGACAGCGGCAAGATCCACTTCATCCGCTGA
- a CDS encoding DUF1330 domain-containing protein, protein MKAYWIAHVDITDPDQYSQYTQRAPQAFARYGGRILARGGRSEAMEGRPTPQRSVVIEFDSYEQALACYRSELYQEAKGHREGVASAEVIIVEGVAPL, encoded by the coding sequence ATGAAGGCGTACTGGATTGCTCACGTGGATATCACCGACCCCGATCAATACAGCCAATACACCCAGCGGGCACCGCAGGCCTTTGCCCGATACGGTGGTCGGATACTGGCGCGCGGTGGGCGCAGCGAAGCGATGGAAGGGCGGCCGACGCCGCAACGCAGCGTGGTGATCGAGTTCGATTCCTACGAGCAGGCGCTGGCCTGTTATCGGTCAGAGCTGTATCAGGAGGCCAAAGGGCATCGCGAGGGTGTGGCGAGCGCTGAAGTGATCATCGTCGAAGGTGTGGCCCCGCTCTAA
- the ribBA gene encoding bifunctional 3,4-dihydroxy-2-butanone-4-phosphate synthase/GTP cyclohydrolase II: protein MAFNSIEEIIEDYRQGKMVLLVDDEDRENEGDLLLAADRCSAEAISFMAREARGLICLTLTDEHCQRLGLEQMVPSNGSVFSTAFTVSIEAAVGVTTGISAADRARTVAAAVAHGASAADIVQPGHIFPLRAREGGVLTRAGHTEAGCDLARLAGFTPASVIVEVMNDDGTMARRPDLEVFARKHGIKIGTIADLIHYRLSTEHTVVRIGERELPTVHGTFRLITFEDRIEGGVHMAMVMGDLRRDEATLVRVHVIDPLRDLVGAEYSGPSNWTLWAALQRVADEGRGVVVVLANHESSQALLERVPQLTQAPRQFSRSQSRIYSEVGTGAQILQNLGVGKLRHLGPPLKYAGLTGYDLEVVESIPFPQ from the coding sequence ATGGCCTTCAACAGCATCGAAGAAATCATCGAAGACTACCGCCAAGGCAAGATGGTGCTCCTGGTCGACGACGAGGACCGGGAAAACGAAGGCGACCTGTTGTTGGCCGCCGACCGCTGCAGCGCCGAAGCCATCAGCTTCATGGCCCGTGAGGCGCGCGGCCTGATCTGCCTGACCCTGACCGACGAGCATTGCCAGCGCCTGGGCCTTGAGCAGATGGTGCCGAGCAATGGCAGCGTGTTCAGCACCGCGTTCACGGTGTCGATCGAAGCGGCTGTTGGCGTGACCACCGGCATCTCCGCCGCCGACCGCGCGCGCACCGTGGCCGCCGCCGTCGCCCACGGCGCGAGTGCCGCCGATATCGTGCAGCCCGGTCACATTTTTCCCTTGCGCGCCCGTGAGGGCGGCGTATTGACCCGTGCCGGTCATACCGAAGCCGGTTGCGACCTGGCGCGCCTGGCCGGCTTTACCCCGGCCTCGGTGATCGTCGAAGTGATGAACGATGACGGCACCATGGCGCGCCGCCCGGACCTGGAAGTGTTCGCGCGCAAACACGGGATCAAGATCGGCACCATCGCCGACCTGATCCACTATCGCTTGAGTACCGAGCACACGGTGGTGCGCATCGGCGAGCGCGAGCTGCCGACGGTGCATGGCACCTTTCGTCTGATCACCTTTGAGGATCGCATCGAAGGCGGTGTCCACATGGCAATGGTCATGGGTGACCTGCGCCGCGATGAAGCGACGCTGGTGCGCGTGCACGTCATCGACCCGTTGCGCGACCTGGTCGGTGCCGAATACAGCGGCCCTTCCAACTGGACGCTGTGGGCGGCGTTGCAGCGCGTGGCTGACGAAGGTCGCGGCGTGGTGGTGGTGCTGGCCAACCACGAATCCTCGCAAGCGTTGCTGGAGCGGGTGCCGCAGTTGACCCAGGCACCCCGGCAGTTCAGCCGTTCGCAGTCGCGGATCTATTCGGAAGTCGGCACCGGGGCACAGATCCTGCAGAACCTTGGCGTCGGCAAGCTGCGGCATCTCGGGCCGCCGCTGAAATACGCGGGGTTGACCGGTTATGACCTGGAAGTGGTGGAGAGCATTCCGTTCCCCCAGTGA
- a CDS encoding ABC transporter substrate-binding protein yields MVLNKRASAVLFAGLLATVSHVALAAESVNFVSWGGSTQDAQKQAWADPFSKASGITVVQDGPTDYGKLKAMVESGNVQWDVVDVEADFALRAASEGLLEPLDFKVIERDKIDPRFVSDHGVGSFFFSFVLGYNEGKLGANKPQDWSALFDTKTYPGKRALYKWPSPGVLELALLADGVSADKLYPLDLDRAFKKLDTIKKDIVWWGGGAQSQQLLASGEASMGQFWNGRIHALQEDGAPVGVSWKQNLVMADILVIPKGSKNKDAAMKFLANASSAKGQADFSNLTAYAPVNVDSVARLDSELAPNLPTAYAKDQITLDFAYWAKNGPAIATRWNEWLVK; encoded by the coding sequence ATGGTGTTGAACAAACGTGCATCCGCAGTACTGTTCGCCGGCTTATTGGCCACGGTCAGTCATGTGGCCCTGGCGGCTGAAAGCGTCAACTTCGTCAGCTGGGGCGGTAGCACCCAGGATGCGCAGAAGCAGGCCTGGGCCGATCCGTTCAGCAAGGCCAGCGGCATCACCGTGGTCCAGGATGGCCCCACCGACTACGGCAAGCTCAAGGCCATGGTCGAAAGCGGCAACGTGCAGTGGGACGTGGTCGACGTCGAGGCCGACTTCGCCTTGCGCGCCGCCTCCGAAGGCCTGCTCGAACCCCTCGACTTCAAGGTCATCGAGCGCGACAAGATCGACCCGCGCTTCGTCTCCGATCACGGCGTCGGCTCGTTCTTCTTCTCCTTCGTCCTCGGCTACAACGAAGGCAAGCTCGGTGCCAACAAACCCCAGGACTGGTCCGCGCTGTTCGACACCAAGACCTACCCCGGTAAACGCGCCCTCTATAAATGGCCAAGCCCCGGCGTGCTGGAACTGGCGCTGCTGGCCGATGGCGTGAGCGCCGACAAGCTCTACCCGCTGGACCTGGACCGCGCCTTCAAGAAACTCGACACCATCAAGAAAGACATCGTCTGGTGGGGCGGCGGCGCCCAGTCGCAGCAGCTGCTGGCCTCCGGTGAAGCGAGCATGGGCCAGTTCTGGAACGGCCGGATCCATGCCCTGCAGGAAGACGGCGCTCCGGTGGGCGTAAGCTGGAAGCAGAACCTGGTGATGGCCGACATCCTGGTCATTCCCAAGGGTTCGAAAAACAAGGACGCGGCGATGAAGTTCCTGGCCAATGCCAGCAGCGCCAAAGGCCAGGCCGACTTCTCCAATCTGACCGCCTACGCCCCGGTCAACGTCGACAGCGTGGCGCGCCTGGACTCGGAGCTGGCGCCAAACCTGCCGACGGCCTACGCCAAGGACCAAATCACGCTTGATTTCGCGTACTGGGCCAAGAACGGTCCTGCTATCGCCACACGGTGGAACGAATGGCTGGTCAAATGA
- a CDS encoding ABC transporter permease: MKMTATASRPSTPVGSATGAAGKAAAMTQTPTLAQRWRGSSNLIPALLFLGLFFLGPLIGLLLRGVLEPTPGLSNYEQLFANSAYARVLLNTFSVAGLVTLFSLLLGFPLAWAITLVPRGWGRWILNIVLLSMWTSLLARTYSWLVLLQASGVINKALMAMGIIDQPLEMVHNLTGVVIGMSYIMIPFIVLPLQATMQAIDPMILQAGSICGASPWTNFFRVFLPLCRPGLFSGGLMVFVMSLGYYVTPALLGGAQNMMLPEFIIQQVQSFLNWGLASAGAALLIVITLVLFYFYLKLQPESPVGASNAR, from the coding sequence ATGAAAATGACGGCAACCGCGTCCCGTCCATCCACGCCCGTCGGGAGCGCCACCGGCGCTGCCGGCAAGGCGGCTGCGATGACCCAAACCCCGACCCTGGCGCAACGCTGGCGCGGATCGAGCAACCTGATCCCCGCCCTGCTGTTCCTCGGCCTGTTCTTCCTCGGGCCATTGATCGGTTTGCTGCTGCGCGGTGTGCTGGAACCGACCCCGGGCTTAAGCAACTACGAGCAGCTGTTCGCCAACTCGGCGTATGCCCGGGTCTTGCTCAACACCTTCTCGGTGGCCGGCCTGGTAACGCTGTTCAGCCTGCTGCTGGGTTTCCCGCTGGCCTGGGCGATCACGCTGGTGCCACGTGGCTGGGGTCGCTGGATCCTGAACATCGTGCTGCTGTCGATGTGGACCAGTCTCCTGGCGCGTACCTACTCCTGGCTGGTGTTGCTGCAAGCCTCCGGAGTGATCAACAAGGCGCTGATGGCCATGGGCATCATCGACCAGCCGCTGGAGATGGTGCATAACCTCACCGGCGTGGTGATCGGCATGAGCTACATCATGATCCCGTTCATCGTGCTGCCGCTGCAGGCGACCATGCAGGCCATCGACCCGATGATCCTGCAGGCCGGTTCCATCTGCGGCGCCAGTCCGTGGACCAACTTCTTCCGGGTGTTCCTGCCGCTGTGCCGGCCGGGGCTGTTCTCCGGCGGCCTGATGGTGTTCGTGATGTCGCTCGGTTACTACGTCACCCCGGCGCTGCTGGGTGGGGCGCAGAACATGATGCTGCCGGAGTTCATCATCCAGCAGGTGCAGTCGTTCCTCAATTGGGGCCTGGCCAGCGCCGGCGCCGCGTTGCTGATCGTCATCACGCTGGTGCTGTTCTACTTCTACCTGAAGCTCCAGCCGGAATCCCCGGTTGGCGCCAGCAACGCGAGGTAA
- a CDS encoding ABC transporter permease, with the protein MLLTPNAMSRRMRLGLYATTGLIGLFLLLPIVFIVLLSFGSSQWLVFPPPGWTLKWYGQFFSNADWMNAAMASLKVAVLTTFFAVALGLPTAFALVRGRFPGREMLYGLFTLPMIVPLVIIAVAVYALFLKLGYTGTMFAFVVSHVIVALPFTIISIINSLKLFDQSIEDAAVICGASRLQAVFKVTFPAIRPGMVAGALFAFLVSWDEVVLSVMMASPTLQTLPVKMWTTLRQDLTPVIAVASTLLIGLSVLVMVIAAALRRRNEISA; encoded by the coding sequence ATGCTCCTGACCCCCAATGCCATGAGCCGCCGGATGCGCCTTGGCCTGTATGCCACCACCGGGCTGATCGGGCTGTTCCTGTTGTTGCCGATCGTGTTCATCGTGCTGCTGTCGTTCGGCTCGTCCCAGTGGCTGGTGTTCCCGCCACCGGGCTGGACACTGAAATGGTACGGCCAGTTCTTCTCCAATGCCGACTGGATGAACGCGGCCATGGCCAGCCTCAAGGTCGCGGTACTGACCACGTTCTTTGCCGTGGCCCTGGGCCTGCCGACTGCGTTTGCCCTGGTACGTGGGCGCTTCCCGGGCCGGGAAATGCTCTACGGCCTGTTCACCCTGCCGATGATCGTGCCGCTGGTGATCATTGCCGTGGCGGTGTACGCGCTGTTCCTGAAACTGGGCTACACCGGGACCATGTTCGCCTTCGTCGTCAGCCACGTCATCGTCGCGCTACCGTTCACCATCATCTCGATCATCAACTCGCTGAAGCTGTTCGACCAGTCGATCGAAGATGCCGCGGTGATCTGTGGTGCCTCGCGCCTGCAGGCGGTGTTCAAGGTGACCTTCCCGGCGATTCGTCCGGGCATGGTGGCAGGCGCCCTCTTCGCCTTCCTCGTCTCGTGGGATGAAGTGGTACTGAGCGTGATGATGGCCAGCCCGACCCTGCAAACCCTTCCCGTGAAAATGTGGACCACCCTGCGCCAGGACCTGACGCCCGTGATCGCCGTCGCCTCGACGTTGCTGATCGGCCTCTCGGTCTTGGTCATGGTGATCGCCGCCGCACTGCGCCGGCGCAATGAAATCAGCGCCTAA
- a CDS encoding ABC transporter ATP-binding protein: MSAVIKDAAQQNDKPLVSLRNLNKYYGDFAAVDDISLDIKDGEFLTFLGSSGSGKSTTLSMLAGFETPSSGEILVNGQSLVNVPPHKRDIGMVFQRYSLFPHLSVRDNIAFPLAIRKLAAAERDRRVDAMLKLVQLEQFAHRRPSQLSGGQQQRVAIARALVYEPRILLMDEPLGALDKKLREDLQDELRQLHRRLGITIVYVTHDQEEAMRLSQRIAIFSHGKIVGLGSGYDLYQNPPNAFVASFLGNSNFLKLKAQGNAVASFEGQSLSIRLTAGLQTNQDVLLMVRPEKALALSIEQAAQEPLAAGWNEVTAKVVEVLFLGESQTCSVVTSGGTSMTVKALSAAGMPMKAGDPVRVRWATADACVYTEWAESDLNKAAGAH, encoded by the coding sequence ATGAGTGCAGTGATCAAAGATGCCGCGCAGCAAAATGACAAGCCCCTGGTGAGCCTGCGCAACCTGAACAAATACTACGGCGACTTTGCCGCCGTGGACGACATCTCGCTGGACATCAAGGACGGTGAGTTCCTCACCTTCCTCGGCTCCAGCGGCTCGGGCAAAAGCACCACGCTGTCGATGCTCGCCGGCTTCGAAACACCCAGCAGCGGCGAGATCCTGGTCAACGGCCAGTCGCTGGTGAACGTGCCGCCGCACAAACGCGACATCGGCATGGTGTTCCAGCGCTACTCGCTGTTCCCGCACCTGTCAGTGCGCGACAACATCGCCTTCCCGCTGGCCATCCGCAAGCTGGCCGCGGCCGAGCGTGATCGCCGGGTCGATGCGATGCTCAAGCTGGTGCAACTTGAACAATTCGCCCATCGCCGCCCTTCGCAACTCTCCGGCGGCCAGCAGCAACGCGTCGCGATCGCCCGGGCGCTGGTCTACGAGCCACGCATCCTGCTGATGGATGAACCGCTGGGCGCACTGGACAAAAAACTGCGTGAAGATTTGCAGGACGAACTGCGCCAACTGCATCGGCGCCTGGGCATCACCATCGTCTACGTGACCCACGACCAGGAAGAAGCCATGCGCCTGTCCCAACGCATTGCGATCTTCAGCCACGGCAAGATCGTCGGCCTGGGCAGCGGCTATGACCTGTACCAGAACCCGCCGAATGCCTTCGTCGCCTCGTTCCTCGGCAACTCCAACTTCCTCAAGCTCAAGGCCCAGGGCAATGCGGTCGCTTCGTTTGAGGGGCAGTCGCTGTCGATCCGCCTGACGGCCGGCCTGCAAACCAATCAGGATGTACTGTTGATGGTGCGCCCGGAAAAGGCCTTGGCCTTGAGCATCGAGCAAGCCGCCCAGGAACCGTTGGCCGCGGGGTGGAATGAAGTGACCGCCAAGGTCGTGGAAGTGTTGTTCCTGGGTGAAAGCCAGACGTGCAGTGTGGTGACTTCGGGCGGAACGTCGATGACCGTCAAGGCGCTTTCTGCGGCGGGCATGCCTATGAAGGCGGGGGATCCGGTGCGGGTGCGCTGGGCGACGGCCGATGCCTGTGTTTATACCGAATGGGCTGAGAGCGATTTGAACAAGGCTGCTGGGGCGCATTGA